Proteins encoded within one genomic window of Couchioplanes caeruleus:
- a CDS encoding MIP/aquaporin family protein yields the protein MAARWKTPGFAGELAAEFAGTMILILFGVGVVAQVAGGGIGDHDSIAWAWGLGVMLGVYVAGRISGAHLNPAVTIALAAFKGFEWRKVAPYCLAQTLGAFVAALLVRWNYTEVLHQADPELTIKTQGVFSTLPGNGTLPVGEWGAFRDQIIGTAILLFLILAITDAAGTPPAANLAPFVIGLVVVAIGMAWGTNAGYAINPARDFGPRLASFFTGYGGAFRDQTGYLYFWIPIVAPILGGLLGAGLYKALIGRFLPKEDAPEPGRLPDTPETVEARRG from the coding sequence ATGGCAGCACGCTGGAAGACTCCGGGATTCGCCGGCGAACTCGCCGCGGAGTTCGCCGGAACGATGATCCTCATTCTCTTCGGGGTCGGTGTCGTCGCGCAGGTAGCGGGCGGCGGCATCGGCGATCATGACAGCATCGCCTGGGCCTGGGGCCTGGGCGTGATGCTCGGCGTCTATGTCGCCGGACGCATCAGCGGCGCCCACCTCAACCCCGCTGTCACCATCGCGCTCGCGGCCTTCAAGGGCTTCGAGTGGCGCAAGGTGGCTCCCTACTGCCTCGCCCAGACCCTCGGCGCGTTCGTCGCCGCGCTGCTGGTGCGGTGGAACTACACCGAGGTCCTGCACCAGGCGGACCCGGAACTGACCATCAAGACGCAGGGCGTCTTCTCCACCCTGCCGGGAAACGGGACACTTCCGGTCGGTGAGTGGGGCGCCTTCCGGGACCAGATCATCGGTACGGCCATCCTGCTGTTCCTGATCCTGGCGATCACCGACGCGGCCGGCACTCCCCCGGCCGCGAATCTCGCACCCTTCGTCATCGGCCTGGTCGTGGTCGCCATCGGCATGGCCTGGGGCACCAACGCCGGCTACGCCATCAACCCCGCCCGCGACTTCGGCCCGCGCCTGGCGAGCTTCTTCACCGGGTACGGCGGGGCGTTCCGCGACCAGACCGGCTACCTGTATTTCTGGATACCGATCGTGGCACCGATTCTGGGCGGTCTGCTCGGCGCCGGGCTCTACAAGGCGCTGATCGGACGGTTCCTGCCCAAGGAAGACGCCCCCGAACCGGGCCGCCTACCCGACACCCCCGAGACCGTGGAGGCACGACGTGGCTGA
- a CDS encoding IclR family transcriptional regulator yields the protein MPGTVQSIERAAAILRMLAGGSGRLGLSEIARSLDLAKGTVHGILRTLQHVGFVEQDRASGHYQLGAALLHLGTSFVDINELRSRSINWADPLAARSGEAVRIGTVLEGRVLVVHHVFRPDDTIQTLDIGSLLPLHATALGKVLLAYRAARPPESPERFTHRTVVAPRELAAELDKIRAAGWGADIEEYAVGEAAVAAPIRGYGGLVVGAIGVSGLVERICDSRYRPRPKLVGHVRDAARAISRDLGAARH from the coding sequence GTGCCCGGAACGGTCCAGTCGATCGAGCGAGCCGCCGCGATCCTGCGGATGCTCGCCGGCGGCTCGGGGCGGCTCGGGCTCAGCGAGATAGCGCGCTCGCTCGACCTGGCGAAGGGCACGGTGCACGGGATCCTGCGCACGTTGCAGCACGTCGGCTTCGTGGAGCAGGACCGGGCGTCGGGCCACTACCAGCTCGGTGCCGCGCTGCTGCACCTGGGCACGAGCTTTGTGGACATCAACGAGCTGCGGTCCCGTTCCATCAACTGGGCGGACCCGCTGGCGGCGCGCTCCGGCGAGGCCGTCCGGATCGGTACGGTCCTGGAAGGACGCGTGCTGGTCGTGCACCACGTGTTCCGTCCCGACGACACCATCCAGACCCTGGACATCGGCTCGCTCCTGCCGCTGCACGCGACCGCGCTCGGCAAGGTGCTGCTGGCGTACCGGGCGGCCCGCCCACCGGAGTCGCCCGAACGCTTCACGCACCGCACGGTCGTGGCACCCCGGGAACTCGCCGCGGAACTGGACAAGATTCGCGCGGCGGGCTGGGGCGCCGACATCGAGGAGTACGCCGTCGGCGAGGCGGCCGTCGCCGCGCCGATCCGCGGATACGGCGGCCTGGTCGTCGGCGCCATCGGCGTCTCCGGCCTGGTCGAGCGGATCTGCGACAGCAGGTACCGACCGCGGCCGAAACTGGTCGGACACGTCCGGGACGCGGCCCGGGCGATCTCCCGCGACCTGGGAGCCGCCCGGCACTGA
- the glpK gene encoding glycerol kinase GlpK, which produces MADFVGAVDQGTTSTRFMIFDHGGNEVTRHQLEHEQILPQAGWVEHNPIEIWDRTASVIRTAMQKANLQASDLAALGVTNQRETTVVWDRRTGRPYYNAIVWQDTRTDRIASALDRDGRGDVIRRKAGLPPATYFSGGKIQWILENVDGVREAAERGDAIFGNTDSWLLWHLTGGVDGGNHVTDVTNASRTMLMNLETLDWDDELLGFFNIPRQMLPEIRPSSDPNTYGVARFPGALGGEVPLTGDLGDQQAATVGQVCFNVGEAKNTYGTGNFMLLNTGTDLVRSEHGLLTTVCYKFGDAPAVYALEGSIAVTGSAVQWLRDQLHVINNAAESETLAAQVPDSGGVYFVPAFSGLFAPYWRSDARGAIVGLSRFNTDAHLARATLESICYQTRDVVEAMAQDSGVTLDVLRVDGGITVNNLCMQTQADVLGVAVSRPVVAETTALGAAYAAGLAVGFWKSTDELRENWNESQRWQPEWSPEQREDGYGRWKKAVQRTLDWVDID; this is translated from the coding sequence GTGGCTGACTTCGTCGGCGCAGTGGACCAGGGCACGACCAGCACCCGTTTCATGATCTTCGATCATGGCGGCAACGAGGTGACCCGCCACCAGCTCGAGCACGAGCAGATCCTGCCGCAGGCCGGGTGGGTCGAGCACAACCCGATCGAGATCTGGGACCGTACGGCCTCGGTGATCCGCACCGCGATGCAGAAGGCGAACCTGCAGGCGAGCGACCTCGCCGCGCTGGGCGTCACCAACCAGCGCGAGACCACGGTGGTGTGGGACCGGCGCACCGGGCGGCCGTACTACAACGCGATCGTCTGGCAGGACACCCGCACCGACCGGATCGCCTCGGCGCTGGACCGCGACGGCCGCGGCGACGTCATCCGGCGCAAGGCCGGCCTTCCCCCGGCGACGTACTTCTCCGGTGGCAAGATCCAGTGGATCCTGGAGAACGTCGACGGGGTCCGCGAGGCCGCCGAGCGCGGCGACGCCATCTTCGGCAACACCGACAGCTGGCTGCTCTGGCATCTCACCGGCGGCGTCGACGGCGGCAACCACGTCACCGACGTCACCAACGCCAGCCGCACCATGCTGATGAACCTCGAGACCCTCGACTGGGACGACGAGCTCCTCGGCTTCTTCAACATCCCGCGGCAGATGCTGCCCGAGATCCGGCCGTCGTCGGATCCGAACACCTACGGCGTCGCCCGCTTCCCGGGCGCGCTGGGCGGGGAGGTGCCGCTCACCGGCGACCTCGGCGACCAGCAGGCCGCCACGGTCGGGCAGGTCTGCTTCAACGTCGGCGAGGCCAAGAACACCTACGGTACGGGCAACTTCATGCTGCTCAACACCGGCACGGATCTCGTACGGTCGGAGCACGGCCTGCTGACGACGGTCTGCTACAAGTTCGGTGACGCCCCGGCGGTCTACGCCCTGGAGGGCTCGATCGCGGTCACCGGCTCGGCCGTGCAGTGGCTGCGCGACCAGCTCCACGTGATCAACAACGCGGCGGAGAGCGAGACGCTGGCGGCGCAGGTCCCGGACAGCGGGGGCGTCTACTTCGTCCCGGCGTTCTCCGGCCTGTTCGCGCCGTACTGGCGCTCCGACGCCCGCGGCGCGATCGTGGGTCTGTCGCGCTTCAACACCGACGCGCATCTGGCCCGGGCCACCCTCGAGTCGATCTGCTACCAGACCCGCGACGTGGTCGAGGCGATGGCACAGGACTCCGGCGTGACCCTGGACGTGCTCAGGGTCGACGGCGGCATCACCGTCAACAACCTGTGCATGCAGACCCAGGCCGACGTGCTCGGCGTCGCGGTGAGCCGCCCGGTGGTGGCGGAGACGACCGCGCTCGGCGCCGCGTACGCGGCCGGTCTCGCGGTCGGCTTCTGGAAGTCGACCGACGAGCTGCGTGAGAACTGGAACGAATCACAGCGCTGGCAGCCCGAGTGGTCCCCCGAGCAACGCGAAGACGGGTACGGCCGCTGGAAGAAGGCGGTCCAGCGCACTCTCGATTGGGTAGACATTGACTGA
- a CDS encoding metallophosphoesterase family protein encodes MRILHLSDTHLTRVPGLDGDGVDTRESLRRILHDCAELPALDAVVVTGDVADDGSREAYTDALELIGAFAMQRHIPAIFSTGNHDGRAAFTAVLGTGHLDAEGKDRPENRLDTNDGARAAVTTVAGYRIVTLDSLVPGRGYGQISPAQLAWLRDVLAEPAPHGTVLAFHHPPVVVPGVAVQDALGLRNGQDLADAIGGTDVRIVLCGHFHLQIFGTLAGVPVWVTPGVVTRIDLTASPGTERAVKGASASLIDLGGPHSPVCHTLHARDPHVGQTAYEVDAVELGSIIAELGPPAYSQSVGPIPSTH; translated from the coding sequence ATGCGGATCTTGCACCTGTCGGACACCCACCTCACTCGAGTTCCCGGCCTTGACGGTGACGGCGTCGACACCCGAGAGTCGTTGCGCCGCATCCTGCACGACTGCGCCGAGCTTCCCGCCCTGGATGCGGTGGTAGTTACCGGAGACGTCGCCGATGACGGATCGCGCGAGGCCTATACCGACGCGCTGGAGTTGATCGGCGCATTCGCCATGCAGCGCCACATCCCGGCCATCTTCAGCACCGGCAACCACGACGGGCGAGCGGCGTTCACTGCCGTGCTGGGCACCGGCCACCTCGACGCCGAAGGAAAGGACCGGCCGGAAAACCGGCTTGATACGAACGACGGCGCCCGGGCGGCGGTGACCACGGTTGCCGGATACCGGATCGTCACGCTCGACTCCCTCGTGCCGGGTAGGGGATACGGCCAGATCAGCCCGGCGCAACTGGCGTGGCTGCGCGACGTTCTCGCTGAGCCGGCGCCACACGGCACCGTACTGGCCTTTCACCATCCGCCCGTCGTCGTGCCCGGCGTAGCGGTTCAGGACGCACTCGGGTTACGCAACGGGCAGGACTTGGCCGACGCGATCGGCGGTACGGACGTGCGGATCGTGCTCTGCGGACACTTCCATCTGCAGATTTTCGGAACGCTCGCGGGCGTGCCGGTCTGGGTGACACCAGGCGTCGTCACCCGCATCGATCTGACCGCCTCTCCAGGGACGGAACGAGCGGTCAAGGGAGCCTCGGCGTCGCTGATCGACCTTGGAGGCCCTCACTCGCCGGTGTGCCACACGCTGCACGCGCGTGACCCGCACGTCGGCCAAACAGCCTACGAGGTCGATGCCGTGGAACTCGGCTCCATCATCGCCGAACTGGGACCGCCTGCTTATAGCCAGTCAGTTGGGCCGATCCCCTCCACGCATTGA
- a CDS encoding glycerol-3-phosphate dehydrogenase/oxidase, whose amino-acid sequence MTETALSPAGREAALTAMAEGELDVLVVGGGVTGAGCALDAATRGLSVGLVEARDFASGTSSRSSKLIHGGLRYLEMLDFALVREALRERGLILQRLAPHLARPVPFLYPLQHRVWERLYAGTGVQLYDLMATTSGGLPRHRNLSRRGALRAAPALKKDSLVGALQYYDAQIDDARHTMFLARTAASYGAHVASRTEVVGFLREGGRVTGVRVHDLEHDRTFEVRAQQVVNATGVWTDDTQALIGERGQFHVRASKGIHLVVPRDRIQSSTGLITRTPSSVLFVIPWGRHWIIGTTDTDWALDKSHPAASSTDIDYLLDQVNQVLATPLTRTDVQGVYAGLRPLLSGESESTSKLSREHTVASPVPGLVVVAGGKYTTYRVMAKDAIDAAVHGLGRSVPRSCTERVPLLGAEGYTALWNRRRVLAEESGLHVARVEHLLKRYGSLVHELLDLIREDPSLGKPLEGADDHLRAEITYAAGHEGARHLEDVLTRRTRISIETFDRGVAAAPMAADLMGDVLDWTKEQREREVENYRLRVEAELASQEQPDDETADAARLGAPDVVPLQLQ is encoded by the coding sequence TTGACTGAGACAGCTCTTTCCCCCGCCGGTCGTGAGGCGGCCCTGACCGCCATGGCCGAGGGCGAGCTGGACGTGCTTGTCGTGGGTGGCGGCGTGACGGGCGCGGGTTGCGCCCTCGACGCCGCCACCCGCGGCCTGTCCGTCGGGCTCGTCGAGGCGCGCGACTTCGCGTCGGGCACCTCCAGCCGCTCCAGCAAGCTGATCCACGGTGGCCTGCGCTACCTGGAGATGCTCGACTTCGCGCTGGTCCGCGAGGCGTTGCGGGAACGCGGCCTGATCCTGCAACGGCTCGCGCCGCATCTGGCCCGCCCGGTGCCGTTCCTCTACCCGCTGCAACACCGGGTCTGGGAGCGGCTGTACGCGGGCACCGGCGTGCAGCTCTACGACCTGATGGCCACCACCAGCGGCGGCCTGCCCCGGCACCGCAACCTGTCGCGCCGCGGCGCGCTGCGGGCCGCCCCGGCCCTGAAGAAGGACTCCCTGGTCGGGGCGCTGCAGTATTACGACGCCCAGATCGACGACGCCCGGCACACCATGTTCCTGGCCCGCACGGCGGCGTCGTACGGCGCCCACGTGGCCTCCCGCACGGAGGTGGTGGGCTTCCTGCGCGAGGGCGGACGGGTCACCGGCGTCCGGGTGCACGACCTCGAGCACGACCGCACCTTCGAGGTCCGCGCCCAGCAGGTCGTCAACGCGACCGGCGTGTGGACGGACGACACCCAGGCGCTGATCGGCGAGCGCGGCCAGTTCCACGTCCGCGCGAGCAAGGGCATCCACCTGGTGGTGCCGCGCGACCGGATCCAGTCGTCCACGGGCCTGATCACCCGCACGCCGAGCAGCGTGCTCTTCGTGATCCCGTGGGGCCGGCACTGGATCATCGGCACCACGGACACCGACTGGGCCCTGGACAAGTCCCATCCGGCGGCGTCCAGCACCGACATCGACTACCTGCTGGACCAGGTGAACCAGGTGCTGGCGACCCCGTTGACCCGCACCGACGTCCAGGGCGTCTACGCCGGCCTGCGCCCGCTGCTGTCCGGCGAGTCGGAGTCGACCTCGAAGCTGTCCCGCGAGCACACGGTCGCCAGCCCGGTCCCGGGTCTCGTGGTGGTGGCGGGCGGCAAGTACACCACGTACCGCGTGATGGCCAAGGACGCGATCGACGCGGCCGTCCACGGTCTGGGCCGCTCGGTGCCACGCTCGTGCACCGAACGCGTACCGCTGTTGGGTGCCGAGGGATACACGGCGCTGTGGAACCGCCGCCGGGTACTGGCCGAGGAGTCGGGCCTGCACGTGGCCCGCGTCGAGCATCTTCTGAAGAGGTACGGGTCCCTGGTGCACGAGTTGCTGGACCTGATCCGCGAGGACCCGTCGCTCGGCAAACCCCTGGAAGGCGCCGACGACCACCTGCGGGCCGAGATCACGTACGCGGCCGGCCACGAGGGCGCCCGTCATCTCGAGGACGTCCTCACCCGGCGTACCCGCATCTCCATCGAAACCTTCGACCGCGGCGTCGCCGCGGCCCCGATGGCCGCCGACCTGATGGGCGACGTCCTCGACTGGACGAAGGAGCAGCGGGAACGCGAGGTGGAGAACTACCGCCTGCGGGTCGAGGCGGAACTCGCGTCCCAGGAGCAACCCGACGACGAGACGGCCGACGCGGCCCGCCTCGGCGCTCCCGACGTCGTCCCGTTGCAGTTGCAGTGA
- the glpK gene encoding glycerol kinase GlpK has translation MTERFVVAIDQGTTSTRCIVFDRRGQLVSLAQQEHKQFFPKPGWVEHDAAEIWRNVERLAPLTLRRAGITVDQVAAVGIANQRETTVLWDRRTGAPIGRALVWQDTRTDSLVHRLLAEPGAEQVQQQSALPLATYFSGPRLRWMLDHTPGLQQRAELGEVLFGTMETWLIWKLTGGAVHATDVTNASRTNLLDVHTLDWSPEALHFFGIPRAMLPEVRPSVEVFGTATAAFPGVRIGAALGDQQAALFGQTCFTPGEAKCTYGTGSFLLLNTGTELVRSDNGLLSTVAYQIGGEPAHFALEGSIAITGSLVQWFRDQLELITSAPEIETLARTVADNGGCYIVPAFSGLYAPHWRSEARGVIVGLTSYITKGHLARAVLEATAWQTREVVDAMNADSGLTLKTLKVDGGMTADNLLMQYIADVLDVPVVRPLAAETVSLGAAYAAGLAVGHWPDLEDLRRNWHRAAQWLPAMDPRRRDTEYANWRRAVERTFDWIRPDC, from the coding sequence ATGACCGAGCGCTTCGTGGTCGCGATCGACCAGGGAACCACGTCGACGCGGTGCATCGTGTTCGACCGGCGCGGTCAGCTCGTGTCCCTCGCCCAACAGGAGCACAAGCAGTTCTTCCCGAAGCCCGGCTGGGTCGAGCACGACGCCGCGGAGATCTGGCGCAACGTGGAACGCCTGGCCCCGCTGACGCTGCGCCGCGCCGGGATCACTGTGGACCAGGTCGCCGCGGTCGGCATCGCCAACCAGCGGGAAACCACGGTGCTCTGGGACCGGCGTACGGGCGCCCCGATCGGCCGCGCGCTGGTCTGGCAGGACACCCGCACCGACTCGCTGGTGCACCGCCTGCTCGCCGAGCCCGGCGCCGAGCAGGTGCAGCAACAGTCGGCGCTGCCGCTGGCCACGTACTTCTCCGGGCCGCGGCTGCGCTGGATGCTGGACCACACTCCCGGCCTGCAGCAGCGGGCCGAGCTCGGCGAGGTCCTGTTCGGCACGATGGAGACCTGGCTGATCTGGAAGCTGACCGGCGGCGCCGTGCACGCCACCGACGTGACCAACGCCAGCCGCACCAACCTGCTCGACGTGCACACCCTCGACTGGTCGCCCGAGGCGCTGCACTTCTTCGGCATCCCTCGGGCCATGCTGCCCGAGGTCAGGCCGTCGGTGGAGGTCTTCGGGACGGCCACGGCGGCCTTTCCGGGGGTACGGATCGGCGCCGCGCTCGGCGACCAGCAGGCGGCGCTGTTCGGCCAGACCTGCTTCACCCCCGGAGAGGCCAAGTGCACGTACGGCACCGGCAGCTTCCTGCTGCTCAACACCGGCACGGAGCTGGTGCGCTCGGACAACGGGCTGCTCAGCACGGTCGCGTACCAGATCGGCGGCGAGCCGGCCCACTTCGCGCTCGAGGGCTCGATCGCGATCACCGGCTCGCTGGTGCAGTGGTTCCGCGACCAGCTCGAGCTGATCACCAGCGCCCCGGAGATCGAGACGCTGGCGCGGACGGTCGCCGACAACGGCGGCTGCTACATCGTCCCGGCGTTCTCCGGCCTGTACGCCCCGCACTGGCGCTCGGAGGCCCGGGGGGTGATCGTCGGGCTGACGTCGTACATCACCAAGGGCCACCTGGCCCGGGCCGTGCTGGAGGCGACGGCCTGGCAGACCCGCGAGGTGGTGGACGCGATGAACGCCGACTCGGGCCTGACGCTGAAGACGCTGAAGGTCGACGGCGGGATGACCGCGGACAACCTGCTCATGCAGTACATCGCGGACGTCCTCGACGTGCCGGTGGTGCGCCCGCTCGCGGCGGAGACGGTGTCGCTCGGCGCGGCGTACGCGGCGGGCCTGGCCGTGGGCCACTGGCCGGACCTCGAGGACCTGCGCCGCAACTGGCACCGTGCGGCGCAGTGGCTCCCGGCGATGGACCCCCGACGGCGCGACACCGAGTACGCGAACTGGCGGCGCGCCGTCGAGCGCACCTTCGACTGGATCCGGCCGGACTGCTAA
- a CDS encoding DUF4429 domain-containing protein, translating to MSRDPGRSRAAPLCFRGHGYASFDGQWVVIGKDGLGQAGKGERRFHVGRLVGIASRPATRFTYGFLQVLVDGVEPAPVVRFGAHAGRPPMDDFASISFAHKANADAERLGAAVQAAIDVGRGIRPAVDAAAEMFASSAVSCFVVPLAVLVILAILDLRRVRRGRR from the coding sequence CTGTCACGGGATCCAGGACGATCGAGGGCGGCTCCACTTTGCTTTCGCGGACACGGCTATGCGTCGTTCGACGGGCAGTGGGTGGTGATCGGCAAGGACGGCCTCGGCCAGGCCGGCAAGGGTGAGCGCCGGTTCCACGTCGGACGGCTCGTCGGCATCGCGAGCCGTCCGGCGACCCGGTTCACCTACGGGTTCCTCCAGGTCCTCGTCGACGGAGTCGAGCCCGCGCCCGTCGTGCGCTTCGGCGCGCACGCCGGCCGGCCGCCGATGGACGACTTCGCCTCCATCTCGTTCGCGCACAAGGCCAACGCGGACGCGGAGCGCCTCGGCGCCGCGGTGCAGGCGGCCATCGACGTGGGGCGGGGCATCCGGCCCGCCGTCGATGCGGCGGCGGAGATGTTCGCGAGCTCGGCGGTGTCCTGCTTCGTCGTGCCGCTCGCCGTGCTGGTCATCCTGGCGATTCTGGACCTGCGGCGGGTGCGCCGCGGGCGGCGCTAG
- a CDS encoding TIGR03842 family LLM class F420-dependent oxidoreductase: MDIGVVLQCDPPSSEVVTLAKRAEDLGFSHVWTFDSHVLWQEPFVIYSKILAETSRVVVGPMVTNPGTRDWTVIASQFATLNEMYGNRTICGIGRGDSALRVLGLTPNTLGQLRESIGVIRGLASGETVTLRDRELRFAWAPHSRLNVWVAAYGPKALALTGEVGDGFILQLADPDIAAWMIKAVRTAAERAGRDPAAIKFCVAAPAYVGDDLAHQREQTRWFGGMVGNHVADIVARYGADGAVPQVLTDYIKGRQGYDYAEHGRAGNSHAAFVPDEVVDRFCLLGPVENHLARLAELRELGVDQFALYLQHDDKEGTLEAYGKDVIPALT; encoded by the coding sequence ATGGACATCGGTGTCGTCCTGCAGTGCGACCCGCCGTCGAGTGAGGTCGTGACGCTGGCGAAGCGCGCCGAGGACCTGGGCTTCAGCCACGTGTGGACGTTCGACTCGCACGTGCTGTGGCAGGAGCCGTTCGTCATCTACAGCAAGATCCTCGCGGAGACCTCGCGGGTCGTCGTCGGGCCGATGGTCACCAACCCGGGCACCCGGGACTGGACGGTCATCGCCTCACAGTTCGCCACCCTCAACGAGATGTACGGCAACCGTACGATCTGCGGGATCGGCCGCGGCGACTCGGCGCTGCGGGTCCTGGGCCTCACGCCGAACACCCTCGGCCAGCTCCGGGAGAGCATCGGCGTGATCCGCGGGCTGGCGAGCGGCGAGACGGTGACACTGCGCGACCGGGAGCTCCGGTTCGCCTGGGCCCCGCACAGCAGGCTGAACGTGTGGGTGGCCGCGTACGGTCCCAAGGCCCTGGCCCTGACCGGCGAGGTGGGCGACGGCTTCATCCTGCAGCTCGCCGACCCGGACATCGCGGCCTGGATGATCAAGGCGGTCCGGACCGCGGCGGAACGGGCGGGCCGCGACCCGGCCGCGATCAAGTTCTGCGTGGCGGCACCGGCGTACGTCGGCGACGACCTCGCCCACCAGCGGGAGCAGACCCGCTGGTTCGGCGGCATGGTGGGCAACCACGTCGCGGACATCGTCGCCCGCTACGGCGCCGACGGCGCCGTGCCGCAGGTGCTGACGGACTACATCAAGGGCCGCCAGGGCTACGACTACGCCGAGCACGGCCGGGCCGGGAACTCCCACGCCGCGTTCGTGCCCGACGAGGTCGTCGACCGCTTCTGCCTGCTGGGCCCGGTCGAGAACCACCTCGCCCGGCTGGCGGAGCTGCGGGAACTCGGCGTCGACCAGTTCGCCCTCTACCTGCAGCACGACGACAAGGAGGGCACGCTCGAGGCGTACGGCAAGGACGTCATCCCGGCGCTGACCTGA